In a genomic window of Ipomoea triloba cultivar NCNSP0323 chromosome 3, ASM357664v1:
- the LOC116012666 gene encoding protein SIEVE ELEMENT OCCLUSION B-like — MANQTLLLSRRIIPHPTMILPSPRSQVLDESIIREQVLSTHNYDGRKFNTNFILSIVENILSAKMGIGEEAGVEKLNQLEELINHEELPSHIRQLSFEIEQSTPYNKERENFLWQQEANCSLDLVVGTYNRSNHYIHHEIQKWFGMENYIFLYGGNDINWIREFTSKVHQLGSKIQLKVKLAYVGKNTMIRSFIDKEKMSICAFGNSYILGWFWTRLRSMFLSRICYLDSINHFDEECNDEILQGLKKLLAYKGKNTRMEGWALLSKGNKVVVCGHGAKILQVINDYEIWKENVATKGFDEAFKDHHEMLTSSSSLKSHSCCTLEYPTTLKKITENEKCPECSYLMHKFVTFTCCHGHGFDLDEKYH, encoded by the exons ATGGCAAACCAAACACTATTGCTATCTAGGAGAATAATTCCACACCCAACAATGATACTCCCATCACCGAGAAGTCAAGTTCTTGATGAGAGCATAATCAGGGAGCAAGTCTTGTCCACTCACAACTATGATGGTAGAAAGTTCAACACCAACTTCATTTTGAGCATTGTAGAAAACATTCTTAGTGCCAAGATG GGTATTGGTGAAGAAGCAGGGGTGGAGAAGTTGAATCAACTTGAAGAGCTCAtcaatcacgaagaacttccTTCTCATATCAGACAGCTTTCATTTGAG ATAGAACAGTCCACTCCGTATAACAAAGAAAGGGAAAATTTTCTATGGCAACAAGAAGCAAATTGTAGTCTCGACCTTGTGGTAGGAACATATAACCGCAGCAATCATTATATTCATCATGAGATACAAAAATGG TTTGGCatggaaaattatatatttttatacggAGGAAACGACATTAATTGGATTCGAGAATTCACTTCCAAGGTACATCAACTTGGTTCCAAAATCCAATTGAAGGTAAAGTTGGCCTATGTTGGGAAAAACACGATGATAAGATCATTCATtgataaagaaaaaatgagTATCTGTGCATTTGGCAACTCCTACATATTAGGGTGGTTTTGGACTCGTCTTCGAAGCATGTTTTTGTCAAGAATCTGTTATTTGGACTCGATTAATCACTTTGATGAAGAGTGCAATGATGAAATTTTGCAAGGACTCAAAAAATTGTTGGCCTATAAAGGTAAGAATACAAGAATGGAAGGATGGGCCCTTCTAAGCAAAGGGAATAAGGTGGTTGTATGTGGGCATGGAGCTAAAATACTGCAAGTTATAAATGACTACGAGATTTGGAAGGAAAACGTAGCCACCAAAGGTTTTGATGAGGCATTCAAAGACCACCATGAGATgcttacttcttcttcttctttaaaaaGTCATTCTTGTTGTACTCTTGAATATCCAACTACCTTGAAAAAAATTACAGAGAATGAGAAATGTCCCGAGTGTTCTTACTTGATGCATAAATTTGTTACCTTTACATGTTGTCATGGTCATGGCTTTGACTTAGACGAAAAGTATCACTag